One window of the uncultured Paludibaculum sp. genome contains the following:
- a CDS encoding acetyl-CoA hydrolase/transferase C-terminal domain-containing protein, whose translation MKNWSSQYEARRRTAAEALQAVHSGHRVYVHMGAAAPLPLLHALCGQASRLQNVEILHCITVGEAPYTDPAHCGIFRFNALFISGNTRCAVQQGRGDYIPVFLHEIEDLFTNGTLPIDVALIQCTPPDQFGYMSLGTDIDLSLTAARHARHLVVQVNPRLPRTCGDTMLHVTECHSIVEATHELPEFQQGEITPAHRAIAAHVSNLIPDGATIQIGVGGIPEAVLASLSNHKDLGVHTEMFSDGIIPLFESGVINNSRKSLHPHKAVTSFVLGTRAIYDYIDNNPVFEFLSNRYTNDPCVIAQNDRMVAVNAALEVDLSGQVCSDSIGSIPFSGVGGQVDFIRGAAHSKGGVPVIALPATAKNGALSRIVPRLKPGAGVVTSRADVHWVVTEFGAVNLHGRNLRQRAEALIGIADPKFQAELEREAAGLFQKS comes from the coding sequence ATGAAGAACTGGTCATCCCAATACGAAGCGCGCCGCCGGACCGCCGCTGAAGCCCTCCAGGCTGTCCACAGCGGTCACCGCGTCTATGTCCACATGGGCGCCGCCGCTCCGCTGCCTCTCCTCCATGCCCTCTGCGGCCAGGCGAGCCGGCTTCAGAACGTCGAGATTCTGCACTGCATCACCGTCGGCGAAGCACCCTATACCGACCCCGCCCACTGCGGCATCTTCCGCTTCAACGCCCTGTTCATCAGCGGCAATACACGCTGTGCCGTCCAGCAGGGACGCGGTGACTACATCCCGGTCTTCCTCCACGAGATTGAGGATCTCTTCACCAACGGCACCCTGCCCATCGATGTCGCCCTGATTCAGTGCACCCCGCCCGATCAGTTCGGCTACATGAGCCTAGGCACCGATATCGACCTCTCCCTCACCGCCGCCCGCCACGCCCGGCACCTCGTCGTGCAGGTCAACCCGCGCCTGCCCCGCACCTGCGGCGACACCATGCTCCACGTCACCGAGTGCCACTCCATCGTCGAAGCCACGCACGAACTGCCCGAGTTCCAGCAGGGCGAGATCACCCCGGCCCACCGCGCCATCGCCGCCCATGTGTCGAACCTCATTCCCGATGGCGCCACCATCCAGATCGGCGTCGGCGGCATCCCGGAAGCCGTGCTCGCCAGCCTCTCCAATCACAAAGACCTGGGTGTCCACACGGAGATGTTCAGCGACGGCATCATCCCGTTATTCGAATCCGGCGTCATCAACAACAGCCGCAAGTCCCTCCATCCCCACAAGGCCGTCACCAGCTTTGTCCTCGGCACGCGCGCCATCTACGACTACATCGACAACAACCCGGTCTTCGAGTTCCTGTCCAACCGCTACACCAACGACCCCTGTGTCATCGCTCAAAACGACCGCATGGTGGCCGTCAATGCCGCACTGGAAGTCGACCTCTCCGGCCAGGTCTGCTCCGACTCCATCGGATCCATTCCCTTCAGCGGCGTCGGCGGCCAGGTCGACTTCATCCGCGGCGCGGCTCACTCCAAGGGCGGAGTGCCGGTCATCGCCCTGCCCGCCACCGCCAAGAATGGAGCCCTCTCCCGCATTGTGCCCCGCCTCAAGCCCGGAGCCGGAGTCGTCACCTCACGAGCCGATGTCCACTGGGTTGTGACGGAGTTCGGAGCCGTCAATCTCCACGGCCGCAACCTGCGCCAGCGCGCAGAGGCCCTCATCGGGATCGCCGATCCAAAGTTCCAGGCTGAACTGGAGCGAGAGGCCGCCGGCCTCTTTCAGAAAAGCTAG
- a CDS encoding pentapeptide repeat-containing protein gives MPMRIDGLNREDEDRPMSIETWRQALGPHGLWLEQRPGGARAVLEHLNLVDLRAPLVVLRSAIFRHLEMPGADFNGANLAQVEFEECDLSMSNLSSSDLTGSVWSKSSLNDASLSAANLCEAEMQTASLQQVKAPGSRWLEARLSRCDFTRCVLRKAALHHVSLIECAFIESDLEDALFYRAGLQFCRFRETRAPGANFAGSRLEHCSFDRCLLDNVRLGQTLLSGTSFRECGMRGADLRDTHLGGCCFQGTKLEGARFQNARTYGTDFRGANLRGARELTPQQLGQSRSDETTILPNGLPGPYRKNLK, from the coding sequence ATGCCAATGCGGATTGACGGACTCAACAGGGAAGACGAGGACCGGCCGATGTCGATTGAGACGTGGCGGCAGGCTCTGGGGCCGCACGGACTGTGGCTGGAACAGCGGCCGGGTGGGGCGCGGGCGGTTCTGGAACACCTGAATCTGGTGGATCTGCGAGCACCGCTGGTGGTCTTGCGGTCGGCGATCTTCCGGCACCTGGAAATGCCAGGGGCCGACTTCAACGGGGCGAATCTGGCGCAGGTGGAGTTTGAGGAGTGCGACCTATCGATGTCGAACCTGTCGTCCTCGGACCTGACAGGCAGCGTGTGGTCGAAGTCGAGCCTGAACGATGCGAGCCTGTCGGCGGCGAATCTGTGCGAGGCGGAGATGCAGACGGCGAGCCTGCAGCAGGTGAAGGCGCCGGGGTCGAGGTGGCTGGAGGCGCGGTTGTCGCGGTGCGACTTCACGCGGTGCGTCCTGCGAAAGGCGGCTCTCCACCATGTTTCGCTGATCGAGTGTGCGTTCATCGAGAGCGATCTGGAGGACGCGCTGTTCTACAGAGCGGGGCTTCAGTTCTGCCGGTTCCGTGAGACCCGGGCGCCCGGCGCCAACTTTGCCGGCTCCCGGTTGGAGCACTGCTCCTTTGACCGGTGTCTTCTGGACAACGTCCGGTTGGGCCAGACCCTGTTGAGTGGGACCAGCTTTCGCGAGTGCGGCATGCGGGGGGCGGACCTGCGGGATACGCACCTGGGTGGATGCTGCTTCCAGGGAACGAAGCTGGAAGGGGCGCGATTCCAGAACGCCAGGACATATGGGACGGATTTTCGAGGGGCGAATCTGCGCGGGGCGCGGGAACTGACGCCGCAGCAGTTGGGGCAGTCGAGGAGCGACGAGACGACAATCCTCCCGAACGGCCTGCCCGGGCCCTACCGCAAGAACTTGAAATAG
- a CDS encoding heparan-alpha-glucosaminide N-acetyltransferase domain-containing protein — MGTSNSRSGQRLAFLDWTRGFAAMIMLQGHVFHSFTSKELRTEGPYTLSQFCGGLTPAVFLFLTGVTLGFLMDSGCRKGLSGWQRTTAALRRAGYLLTIAIAFRFQMWAFAAGQSPWTDIFRVDILNCMALGIAILAPLAIFETKDRIRFAAVSGLAIACAAPVISALNLEWVHPFARHWFVPDPNFFAFFPWASFIAFGLSAGSILRLAGEADLQRVMQWAALAGLGVIFGAQYFSNLPYSVYPNSDFWINSPGLIFIKVGVILLLASFAYLWTTFMNPGWSFVRQLGGTSLLVYWVHTELVYGRWFGFWKESLGVPQTVTLAAFIIALMIALSVARTGWKGGPGFPVWFRQQWSSWRSMTPDQATGD; from the coding sequence ATGGGGACTTCGAATAGCAGAAGCGGCCAGCGGCTCGCATTTCTGGATTGGACACGCGGCTTCGCAGCCATGATCATGCTGCAGGGCCATGTCTTCCACTCCTTCACCAGCAAGGAGTTGCGGACCGAAGGGCCATATACGCTTTCGCAGTTCTGCGGCGGCCTCACACCGGCTGTCTTCCTGTTCCTCACTGGCGTCACACTTGGTTTCCTGATGGATTCCGGTTGCCGCAAGGGCCTCTCCGGCTGGCAGCGCACCACCGCCGCCCTCCGCCGCGCCGGCTACCTCCTTACCATCGCCATCGCCTTCCGCTTCCAGATGTGGGCCTTCGCCGCCGGCCAAAGCCCCTGGACCGATATCTTCCGCGTCGACATTCTGAATTGCATGGCGCTCGGCATCGCCATCCTGGCACCGCTCGCCATCTTCGAGACCAAGGACCGCATCCGCTTCGCCGCTGTGAGCGGTCTGGCCATCGCCTGCGCCGCGCCCGTGATCAGCGCCCTGAACCTGGAATGGGTCCATCCCTTCGCACGCCATTGGTTCGTTCCTGACCCCAACTTCTTCGCCTTCTTCCCCTGGGCGTCGTTCATCGCCTTCGGCCTCAGCGCCGGCTCCATTCTGCGTCTTGCGGGTGAAGCCGATCTGCAGCGGGTCATGCAGTGGGCCGCTCTCGCCGGCCTCGGCGTCATCTTCGGAGCGCAGTACTTCTCCAATCTGCCCTATTCCGTCTACCCCAACTCCGACTTCTGGATAAACAGCCCCGGCCTGATCTTCATCAAGGTCGGCGTCATCCTGCTGCTGGCCAGCTTCGCCTACCTCTGGACCACCTTCATGAACCCCGGTTGGAGCTTCGTCCGCCAGTTGGGCGGCACCTCCCTGCTCGTCTACTGGGTTCATACCGAGCTCGTCTACGGCCGCTGGTTCGGATTCTGGAAGGAATCCCTGGGCGTTCCGCAGACCGTTACCCTGGCCGCGTTCATCATCGCCCTGATGATCGCCCTGAGCGTCGCCCGCACTGGTTGGAAGGGTGGGCCTGGCTTCCCCGTCTGGTTCCGTCAGCAATGGAGTTCCTGGCGCTCCATGACGCCCGACCAGGCAACCGGCGATTGA
- a CDS encoding outer membrane lipoprotein carrier protein LolA has product MNPSHTSSPFSKLARPIVAAFLLSLSLQANGLDDALARMDKAAVGFRGLTASLSKTSYTALIKESTVESGTMTLFRPKPRDMRVLIEFDKPEAHAVGFQNKKAQIYMPKANVVQEYDLGKQSSLVDQFLLLGFGTPGSELKKSYAVKYLGTETVNGVKSDHLDLVPNSEEARKAFRHFEVWVSQTDGITVQMKAHQPSNDYVLFVYTDIKVNPPINESSVKLKLPKGVKKETPQK; this is encoded by the coding sequence GTGAACCCCTCTCACACCTCTTCGCCCTTCTCTAAACTGGCCCGTCCGATAGTGGCCGCGTTTCTGCTGTCGTTGAGCCTCCAGGCCAACGGTCTGGACGACGCACTGGCCCGGATGGACAAAGCCGCCGTCGGTTTCCGCGGTCTTACGGCTTCATTGAGCAAGACCTCTTACACTGCGCTGATCAAGGAATCCACCGTGGAGAGCGGCACGATGACTCTCTTCCGGCCCAAACCCCGCGACATGCGCGTCCTCATCGAGTTTGATAAGCCAGAGGCCCATGCCGTCGGATTCCAGAACAAGAAGGCCCAGATCTACATGCCCAAGGCGAATGTCGTCCAGGAGTACGATCTCGGCAAGCAAAGCTCCCTCGTCGACCAGTTTCTTCTACTGGGCTTCGGGACTCCGGGTAGCGAGCTAAAAAAGAGCTACGCCGTCAAGTATCTTGGCACCGAGACCGTCAACGGCGTAAAGTCCGACCACCTCGACCTGGTGCCGAACTCGGAAGAGGCCCGCAAGGCGTTTCGTCACTTTGAAGTCTGGGTGTCCCAGACCGACGGCATCACCGTCCAGATGAAGGCGCATCAGCCCTCCAACGATTACGTTTTGTTTGTTTACACGGACATCAAGGTGAATCCGCCGATAAATGAGAGTTCGGTAAAGCTAAAGCTTCCGAAAGGCGTAAAGAAGGAGACGCCGCAAAAGTAA
- a CDS encoding transcriptional repressor, whose translation MKQRGIRLTRQRQLLLDLLDKSGQHLDAESLYQMAHQRDPKLNRVTVYRTLKLLKEGGLVDELDLMHQTGDQHFYETRTKQEHAHIICLRCGKVEEFFGDPLQRLRRQVEAHFGFQIVIARTEIGGYCAHCQVLRHQEIDAVRQPDAGEKASKKKSS comes from the coding sequence TTGAAGCAACGTGGAATCCGTCTGACGCGGCAGCGCCAGCTCCTGCTCGATCTGCTGGATAAGTCCGGCCAACACCTGGATGCTGAGTCGCTCTACCAGATGGCCCACCAGCGCGACCCCAAGCTCAACCGGGTCACCGTCTATCGAACGCTGAAGTTATTGAAGGAAGGCGGTCTTGTGGATGAGCTCGATCTCATGCACCAGACCGGCGACCAGCACTTCTATGAAACCCGCACCAAGCAGGAGCACGCGCACATCATCTGCCTGCGCTGCGGCAAGGTGGAGGAGTTCTTCGGCGATCCGCTGCAGCGCCTGCGCCGCCAGGTAGAGGCCCACTTCGGATTCCAGATCGTCATTGCCCGCACCGAAATCGGCGGCTACTGCGCCCACTGCCAAGTGTTGCGTCATCAAGAGATCGACGCCGTTCGCCAGCCCGACGCCGGGGAAAAGGCTTCGAAGAAGAAGAGTTCCTGA
- a CDS encoding sigma-70 family RNA polymerase sigma factor: MRERIFHFAASRLSREAAEDVTQEAMLVLHEKYPQVADPAELLPLAFQIVRFKMSGAVRKAVRRGEHTAVPVDELPLPSQGEDPERAAARNELRRHLLDAIRGLGERCREIFRLKLMGRNFEEIRIHFEVDSINTIYTWDSRCRKSLLERLGGRWERPR, from the coding sequence TTGCGTGAAAGGATTTTCCATTTCGCGGCATCACGTCTATCGAGGGAGGCGGCCGAGGACGTGACGCAGGAGGCGATGCTGGTGCTCCACGAGAAGTACCCGCAGGTGGCGGATCCGGCTGAACTTCTGCCTCTGGCCTTCCAGATTGTGCGGTTCAAGATGTCCGGCGCGGTACGCAAGGCGGTGCGGCGTGGAGAACATACGGCGGTGCCGGTGGATGAGCTGCCGCTGCCGAGCCAGGGCGAAGATCCGGAACGGGCGGCGGCGCGCAACGAGTTGCGCCGGCATCTGCTGGACGCGATCCGCGGGCTGGGTGAGCGCTGCCGTGAGATCTTCCGGCTGAAGTTGATGGGGCGGAATTTTGAGGAGATCCGGATCCACTTCGAGGTGGATTCGATCAACACGATCTACACGTGGGATTCGCGCTGCCGTAAGTCGCTGCTGGAGCGGCTGGGTGGGCGTTGGGAGAGACCGCGATGA
- a CDS encoding VIT and VWA domain-containing protein gives MRKADLTLVAATLLGAAILLTGAAGGSTPPKPMDKVLPDGDITEGSLIRVDPYSKHTGELCPLKHTDVNAAISGSLARVTLTQEFENTTADKIEAVYTFPLPRMAAVDDMTMRIGDRFIRAQIKKREEARRIYEQARDRGQVASLLEQQRPNIFTQSVTNIEPGAKVQIVISYVETLKYDEGAYEFSFPMTVGPRYNPASMGQREARAVTPKYAPAATRAGHDVSLKVRLDAGVAIDSFASSTHEITTDRHSAHEAVVALKQSSVIPNKDFVLRYDVAGAKIQDALLTHSAQRGGFFSLIVQPPQRVTEEDVTPKELVFVLDTSGSMSGFPIEKAKETMRLALAGLYPRDTFNLITFAGDTHVLFPSPVPATPENMRQAQRFLAGTHGSGGTEMMRAIRTALSPSGDPEKVRIVCFMTDGYVGNEAEILNEIRKNSNARIFSFGIGSSVNRYLLDKMAELGRGEVEYVALNDDGSAAARRFHERVRNPLLTDVTIDWHGLPVAEVYPNRIPDLFSAKPVIVNGRYTGPAAGTITLHGRMSGRPFSRDIQVNLPARQPDHDVLATLWARTKIEDLMHQNPQNPDVNEVTRLGLEYRLVTQYTSFVAVEEKTVTRDGKPVRIDVPVEMPEGVSHEGVFGARADEARMFAPPGAAQSVSVQAGRGFAGGVVGGIIGSRKTASMPPPPPPPTRLPTNSPGPADATRQGADTSKLDPRLFSAEVKEKAIAGKIAVEIWLTEATPQVLAQLKQLGFEEIGTARVAKIRTGRISLDKLQELSRLDAVLNVRAVTR, from the coding sequence ATGCGCAAAGCTGATCTGACTCTCGTCGCGGCCACCCTGCTGGGGGCGGCCATCCTTCTCACCGGAGCCGCCGGTGGCTCCACACCTCCGAAACCCATGGACAAGGTCCTACCCGACGGCGATATCACCGAGGGCTCGCTCATCCGGGTGGACCCCTACAGCAAACACACCGGCGAGCTTTGCCCGCTGAAGCATACCGACGTGAACGCCGCCATCTCCGGCTCGTTGGCCCGCGTCACCCTCACCCAGGAGTTCGAGAACACCACGGCCGACAAGATCGAGGCTGTCTACACCTTCCCGCTGCCTCGCATGGCTGCCGTCGACGACATGACTATGCGCATCGGCGACCGCTTCATCAGGGCGCAGATAAAGAAGCGCGAAGAGGCCCGCCGGATCTACGAGCAGGCCCGAGATCGGGGCCAGGTTGCCTCGCTGCTCGAACAGCAGCGCCCGAACATCTTCACTCAGTCGGTGACCAACATCGAGCCAGGCGCCAAGGTGCAGATCGTCATCAGCTACGTCGAGACGCTGAAATATGACGAGGGAGCCTACGAGTTCTCCTTTCCGATGACCGTCGGCCCGCGCTACAACCCCGCGAGCATGGGCCAGCGGGAGGCGCGGGCCGTCACGCCGAAATACGCTCCGGCAGCCACCCGCGCCGGCCACGATGTCTCCCTCAAAGTGCGGCTCGACGCCGGCGTCGCCATCGACTCGTTTGCCTCAAGCACCCACGAGATCACCACCGACCGCCACTCCGCCCACGAGGCCGTCGTCGCCCTGAAGCAGTCGTCCGTCATCCCGAACAAAGACTTTGTCCTGCGGTACGACGTGGCCGGGGCGAAGATCCAGGACGCCCTGCTCACCCACAGCGCTCAACGCGGCGGCTTCTTCTCACTCATCGTTCAGCCGCCCCAGCGCGTCACTGAAGAAGACGTCACTCCGAAGGAGCTCGTCTTCGTGCTCGACACCTCCGGCTCCATGAGTGGCTTCCCCATCGAGAAGGCAAAGGAGACCATGCGTCTCGCCCTGGCCGGCCTCTACCCGCGCGACACCTTCAACCTCATCACCTTCGCCGGCGACACGCACGTGCTGTTCCCGAGTCCCGTCCCGGCAACGCCCGAGAACATGCGCCAGGCCCAGCGCTTCCTGGCCGGCACCCACGGCAGTGGCGGCACCGAGATGATGCGCGCCATCCGTACCGCGCTTTCGCCGTCGGGCGATCCCGAAAAGGTACGCATCGTCTGCTTCATGACCGACGGTTACGTCGGCAACGAGGCGGAGATCCTCAACGAGATCCGCAAGAACTCGAACGCGCGCATCTTCAGTTTCGGCATCGGCAGCTCGGTCAACCGCTACCTGCTCGACAAGATGGCCGAACTCGGCCGCGGCGAAGTGGAGTATGTGGCGCTGAACGACGACGGCTCCGCCGCCGCCCGCCGCTTCCACGAGCGCGTCCGCAATCCGCTGCTCACCGACGTCACCATCGACTGGCACGGCCTGCCGGTCGCCGAGGTCTATCCCAATCGCATCCCGGACCTCTTTAGCGCCAAGCCCGTCATCGTCAATGGCCGCTACACGGGCCCGGCCGCCGGCACTATCACCCTTCACGGCCGCATGTCCGGCCGCCCCTTCTCGCGCGACATCCAGGTGAATCTGCCCGCCCGGCAGCCGGACCATGACGTGCTGGCGACGTTGTGGGCCCGCACCAAGATTGAAGACCTGATGCACCAGAATCCGCAGAACCCGGATGTCAACGAGGTCACCCGCCTTGGCCTGGAATACCGGCTGGTGACGCAGTACACCTCGTTTGTCGCGGTCGAGGAGAAGACAGTCACCCGCGACGGGAAGCCCGTCCGCATCGACGTGCCTGTGGAGATGCCGGAAGGCGTCAGCCACGAAGGCGTCTTCGGAGCCCGGGCCGACGAGGCGCGGATGTTCGCGCCGCCGGGCGCCGCGCAGTCGGTCAGCGTCCAGGCCGGCCGTGGTTTCGCGGGCGGAGTCGTGGGTGGAATCATTGGCAGCCGCAAGACGGCCTCGATGCCTCCTCCTCCGCCTCCTCCCACGAGGTTGCCCACGAACTCACCCGGCCCGGCCGATGCCACCCGGCAGGGCGCCGACACCTCCAAGCTCGACCCGCGCCTCTTCAGCGCCGAGGTGAAGGAGAAGGCGATAGCCGGCAAGATCGCGGTGGAGATCTGGCTCACCGAGGCCACGCCGCAGGTGCTCGCGCAGCTCAAGCAACTCGGCTTCGAGGAGATCGGCACGGCCCGCGTTGCGAAGATTCGCACGGGGCGCATCAGTTTGGATAAACTCCAGGAGTTGTCCCGGCTCGACGCTGTCCTCAACGTTCGGGCCGTCACACGCTGA
- a CDS encoding ATP-binding protein, whose product MAEEVCPICGGLGWKILEKDGLSAAQRCECRTDSRSDSLWKRARIPANYLGDRFDNFSDRGSPELRMLQLQLSRYCQEFPAVDPPGLLFIGEPGTGKTHLAVAVLQRLIEAGHEGIFVDYQNLLQRIRASYDPSSGESPREAYEMALECDILLLDDLGAHRVTDWVEDTVTSIITYRCNERKPVIATTNLPDAEMGGTLIERMPEGSPARFDVKTTLAEKIGMRARSRLFEMCKIIRMPKVGDFRVATRK is encoded by the coding sequence ATGGCGGAAGAAGTCTGTCCCATCTGCGGTGGCCTGGGTTGGAAGATCCTGGAGAAGGACGGCCTGTCGGCAGCGCAACGTTGTGAGTGCAGGACCGATTCCCGCAGCGACTCCCTGTGGAAACGGGCACGGATTCCAGCCAACTACCTGGGTGACCGCTTCGACAACTTTTCCGACCGCGGATCTCCGGAACTGCGCATGCTGCAACTCCAGTTGTCGCGGTACTGCCAGGAGTTTCCGGCCGTCGATCCGCCGGGGCTGCTCTTTATCGGCGAGCCGGGCACGGGCAAGACTCACCTCGCCGTAGCGGTGTTGCAGCGGCTGATCGAAGCCGGCCACGAAGGCATCTTTGTCGACTACCAGAATCTGTTGCAGCGGATCAGGGCGAGCTATGACCCGTCGTCGGGAGAGAGTCCGCGTGAAGCGTATGAGATGGCTCTGGAATGCGACATTCTGCTGTTGGACGACCTGGGCGCGCACCGTGTGACGGACTGGGTGGAAGATACGGTGACGTCAATCATCACGTACCGCTGCAACGAGCGGAAACCGGTGATTGCGACCACCAATCTGCCTGACGCCGAGATGGGCGGCACGCTGATCGAACGCATGCCCGAGGGCTCGCCGGCGCGGTTCGATGTGAAGACGACGCTCGCCGAGAAGATCGGGATGCGAGCCCGGTCGCGTCTGTTCGAGATGTGCAAGATCATCCGGATGCCCAAGGTGGGGGATTTCCGGGTGGCGACGCGCAAATAG
- a CDS encoding bifunctional glycosyltransferase/class I SAM-dependent methyltransferase, with the protein MALRVQQENLTDTPSEVVLEGLRALSLVQEARIVELQYEPKPAFRHLAGDPAMADCRGKRIGILVVTYNAVTTLKGVLQRIPPAVWRNVEEVVILDDASPDATFELALGLKALLDLPKLKILRQQRNVGYGGNQKAGYQYFVEKGFDICVLLHGDGQYAPEVLARMYHPLVTGEADAVFGSRMMSEFGGARKGGMPLYKYVGNRILTNFENLALGLNLTEFHSGFRAYNLHALKQIDMRQMTDDFHFDTEIIIKLHHQNMRIREVPIPTYYGDEICYVDGLKYAANVYRAVRRYQGTVNSSRQAPEFAEYYARYPIKTSRHSSHDYALRLTGHDKDILDIGCGHGYFASKLKENGHRVTGIDFLETPANLDALEDYRQMDLDTGDISTVVGDRRYDYVLLLDVLEHLRDPERLLREATKALRPGGRIIVSVPNVANITVRLQLLAGRFDYAPRGILDSTHLRFYTRRTARRMMEDCGLKSVREKLTVMPVELALGLQPKSRVMRALNACLAVATRLMPGLLGYQIMHVAAADTSTHS; encoded by the coding sequence GTGGCTCTCCGGGTGCAGCAGGAAAACCTCACCGACACTCCGTCTGAAGTGGTCCTGGAGGGGCTGCGCGCCCTCTCTCTGGTGCAGGAGGCTCGGATTGTCGAGTTGCAGTACGAGCCGAAGCCGGCTTTTCGCCACCTGGCCGGGGATCCCGCGATGGCCGACTGTCGTGGCAAGCGGATCGGCATTCTCGTGGTCACCTACAACGCGGTGACGACCCTGAAGGGCGTACTGCAGCGGATTCCGCCGGCGGTCTGGCGCAATGTGGAAGAGGTTGTCATCCTGGACGACGCCAGTCCGGACGCGACCTTTGAGCTCGCGTTGGGGTTGAAGGCGCTGCTCGACCTGCCGAAGTTGAAGATCCTGCGTCAGCAACGCAACGTCGGCTACGGCGGGAACCAGAAGGCGGGCTACCAGTATTTCGTCGAGAAGGGCTTTGACATCTGCGTGCTATTGCACGGCGACGGTCAATACGCGCCCGAAGTGCTGGCCCGGATGTACCATCCGCTGGTCACAGGTGAGGCCGACGCTGTTTTCGGCTCGCGGATGATGAGCGAGTTCGGCGGAGCGCGCAAGGGCGGCATGCCCCTCTACAAGTACGTGGGCAACCGGATCCTCACGAACTTCGAGAACCTGGCTTTGGGCTTGAACCTGACCGAGTTCCACAGCGGCTTCCGGGCTTACAATCTGCACGCGCTGAAGCAGATCGACATGCGGCAGATGACCGATGATTTCCACTTCGACACGGAGATCATCATCAAGCTGCACCACCAGAACATGCGGATCCGTGAGGTGCCGATCCCCACGTACTACGGCGACGAAATCTGCTACGTGGACGGGCTCAAGTACGCGGCCAACGTCTACCGGGCTGTTCGACGTTATCAGGGCACGGTCAATTCCTCGCGGCAGGCGCCTGAGTTCGCCGAGTATTACGCGCGCTATCCCATCAAAACCAGCCGTCATTCCAGCCACGACTACGCGCTGCGGCTCACGGGCCACGACAAGGACATTCTCGACATCGGCTGCGGCCACGGCTATTTTGCGTCGAAGCTCAAGGAAAACGGCCATCGCGTGACAGGCATTGATTTTCTGGAAACGCCGGCCAACCTGGACGCTCTGGAAGACTACCGCCAGATGGATCTGGACACCGGCGATATCTCAACCGTCGTGGGCGACAGGCGCTATGACTACGTGCTGCTGCTCGATGTGCTAGAGCACCTGCGAGACCCCGAACGGCTGCTGCGCGAAGCGACCAAAGCCCTCAGGCCGGGTGGCCGGATCATCGTCTCGGTGCCGAACGTCGCCAACATCACCGTGCGGCTTCAACTGCTGGCCGGACGATTCGACTACGCGCCGCGCGGCATTCTCGACAGCACCCACTTGCGCTTCTACACCCGCAGGACGGCCCGGCGCATGATGGAAGACTGCGGGCTGAAAAGCGTGAGGGAAAAGCTGACCGTCATGCCGGTAGAACTGGCATTGGGATTGCAGCCGAAGTCACGTGTCATGCGGGCGCTGAACGCTTGCCTGGCGGTGGCCACTCGCCTGATGCCCGGACTGCTGGGCTATCAGATCATGCATGTGGCGGCGGCGGATACATCCACACATTCGTAA
- a CDS encoding DinB family protein: MPFSHDEAKLIAGYTLANYERERNTTKTVIAAIPHGQEDYKPHPNSMPALRLAFHIVASEKFFLDGVIKGAFESGGDMPDSIKTPSDVLAWYDVNVPPAIDAVKALPAESISKTIDFYGMMKAQAMTYLSLMLGHSIHHRGQLSAYLRPMGAKVPSIYGPSGDSALGS; this comes from the coding sequence ATGCCATTCAGTCATGACGAAGCCAAGCTGATCGCTGGTTACACTCTGGCCAACTATGAGCGGGAAAGAAACACAACGAAGACCGTGATCGCCGCAATTCCGCACGGCCAGGAGGACTACAAACCACACCCAAATTCCATGCCCGCCCTGCGGCTGGCTTTCCACATTGTGGCCAGCGAGAAGTTCTTTCTCGATGGTGTTATTAAGGGTGCGTTCGAGTCTGGCGGTGACATGCCGGACTCCATCAAGACGCCGTCCGACGTGCTGGCGTGGTACGACGTCAATGTGCCTCCGGCCATCGACGCAGTCAAGGCACTGCCGGCCGAGTCCATCAGCAAAACTATTGATTTCTACGGAATGATGAAGGCACAGGCGATGACCTATCTCTCGCTGATGCTAGGCCATTCCATCCACCACAGGGGGCAATTATCGGCCTATCTTCGCCCCATGGGCGCCAAGGTCCCCAGCATCTACGGACCCAGCGGCGACAGTGCGCTCGGCTCGTAG